In one Methanobrevibacter arboriphilus genomic region, the following are encoded:
- a CDS encoding sortase domain-containing protein, with translation MYALLEVSYYSSKLSIEKDLSSPVVLIPSIGVNEKINNVSISQGVYHEEVSKLPTKGDVILFGHRTSYSSPFLRLNELKSGDIVTLEWPGIGQVNYIVKNSTIVPASYLLPVHNDTQRLYLITCDPPGFTTNRLIITGDMSSLGPLNETITKENPNTQNALIICLLFLGLGLILSYFYPIKEDRLFILIAVLIISGALFFAYFVPFDPDIIASKINWLNGDFST, from the coding sequence TACTAGAAGTTTCATACTACTCATCAAAGTTGTCAATTGAGAAAGACCTTTCATCCCCTGTGGTTTTAATTCCCTCTATAGGGGTAAATGAGAAAATTAATAATGTTTCTATTTCTCAGGGTGTTTATCATGAAGAAGTTTCCAAACTTCCTACAAAGGGAGATGTTATCCTATTTGGCCATAGGACAAGTTATAGTTCTCCTTTTTTGCGGTTAAATGAGCTTAAATCAGGAGATATAGTGACTTTGGAATGGCCTGGAATAGGTCAAGTTAATTATATAGTTAAAAACTCAACCATAGTTCCAGCTAGCTATTTATTACCTGTGCATAATGATACTCAAAGATTATATTTAATCACCTGCGATCCTCCAGGATTTACAACTAATAGATTGATAATTACTGGTGATATGAGTAGTTTGGGTCCATTAAATGAGACAATTACAAAAGAAAATCCTAATACTCAAAATGCTTTAATAATTTGCTTATTATTTTTAGGTTTGGGTTTAATTCTTTCATACTTTTATCCAATTAAAGAGGACAGATTGTTTATTTTAATTGCTGTATTAATTATATCTGGAGCTTTATTCTTTGCATACTTTGTTCCGTTTGATCCAGATATAATAGCTTCTAAAATTAATTGGTTAAACGGAGACTTTAGTACTTGA
- a CDS encoding dihydroneopterin aldolase family protein, with the protein MLNVEKEFFSNITFRERAIFEGAISMGALFHQFIGTPVNKETANSLKIAIEESLSLQPAIEKVEVDINLDILEREISEFEYTSLTGDMIDVKIYSKVNGTLAIIRMKFIEELNYPLMFVEDIQEDINENIQK; encoded by the coding sequence ATGTTAAATGTTGAAAAAGAATTTTTTTCTAATATTACTTTTAGAGAAAGAGCTATATTTGAAGGAGCAATTAGTATGGGTGCTCTTTTTCACCAATTTATTGGTACTCCTGTAAATAAAGAGACTGCAAATAGTTTAAAAATTGCTATTGAGGAATCACTTTCTCTTCAACCAGCTATTGAAAAAGTTGAAGTGGATATTAACTTAGATATTTTAGAAAGAGAAATATCTGAATTTGAATACACTTCTCTAACTGGGGATATGATAGATGTTAAAATTTACTCAAAAGTCAATGGAACTTTAGCTATTATAAGGATGAAGTTTATTGAAGAGTTAAATTATCCTTTAATGTTTGTTGAAGATATTCAAGAAGATATTAATGAAAATATTCAAAAATAA
- a CDS encoding rod shape-determining protein, whose amino-acid sequence MKLFGSNDNNKKVEPKKGITNSLGIDLGTLNTVIAKPSGDKFDLYQIPSVVAVKKEDTSSVLAVGEEAKLMLGRTPEDIVALRPLRKGVIESIAQAQALLVKAMEIGIKEGESVGRIVIGIPGDSSEVERGAVEKIGKDAGANYILVISEGLAAAIGAGLPIAEPDGTMVVDIGAGSTDLVVISLGGITDIETVRVGGDDIDNNIVDLVKEKYNVGIGIHDAEAAKIKVGMFHCGEDLEVQTTEIIGKSIETNRPKKVVIDSLLVADAAEPIIQEIINGLNLVLERLSPELITGVYHNSVAVGGSSQLRGLKERICDELSIPVSISEDPMTVVAKGAAIVAAEPRALEPEVRLKAMK is encoded by the coding sequence ATGAAACTATTTGGAAGTAATGATAATAATAAAAAAGTAGAACCTAAAAAAGGAATTACTAATAGTTTAGGGATTGATTTAGGTACTTTAAATACTGTAATTGCAAAACCATCTGGGGATAAATTCGATTTGTATCAAATTCCTTCAGTTGTAGCTGTTAAAAAAGAAGACACTTCTTCTGTTTTAGCTGTTGGTGAAGAGGCTAAATTAATGCTTGGAAGAACTCCTGAAGATATTGTAGCACTTAGACCTTTAAGAAAAGGTGTTATTGAAAGTATTGCTCAAGCTCAAGCATTACTTGTTAAAGCTATGGAAATAGGCATTAAAGAGGGCGAATCTGTTGGTAGAATTGTTATTGGTATTCCTGGGGATTCTTCTGAGGTAGAAAGAGGTGCTGTTGAAAAAATTGGTAAAGATGCTGGTGCAAATTATATTTTAGTTATTAGTGAAGGATTAGCTGCTGCTATTGGAGCGGGATTACCTATTGCGGAACCTGATGGAACTATGGTTGTTGATATTGGCGCAGGTTCTACCGATTTAGTTGTTATTTCTCTTGGTGGAATAACTGATATTGAAACCGTTAGAGTTGGTGGAGATGATATTGATAATAATATTGTAGATCTTGTTAAAGAGAAATATAATGTTGGAATTGGTATACATGATGCTGAAGCTGCGAAAATTAAAGTGGGTATGTTCCATTGTGGTGAAGATTTAGAAGTTCAAACTACTGAAATCATTGGTAAGTCTATTGAAACTAACAGGCCTAAAAAAGTTGTGATTGATTCTTTACTTGTAGCTGATGCTGCTGAACCAATAATACAGGAAATTATTAATGGTTTAAATCTTGTATTAGAAAGACTTTCTCCAGAGTTAATAACTGGTGTTTATCATAATAGTGTTGCTGTTGGTGGAAGTTCTCAGTTAAGAGGTCTTAAAGAAAGAATCTGTGATGAATTATCAATTCCAGTATCTATTTCTGAGGATCCGATGACTGTTGTAGCTAAAGGTGCAGCTATTGTTGCAGCTGAACCAAGAGCTTTAGAGCCTGAAGTTCGTTTAAAAGCTATGAAATAA